The Deltaproteobacteria bacterium genome has a window encoding:
- a CDS encoding 2-oxoacid:ferredoxin oxidoreductase subunit beta, which yields MARDLEEYLRPEVQTTPFCPGCGHGILMGLLLRAVDELALDMDRVLFVSGIGCAAWIPSPHFNADTLHTLHGRAIPFATGAKLFNPELTTIVVSGDGDLTSIGGNHLIHAARRNIDLTVICANNMIYGMTGGQVASTSPLGALTSTTMEGNIYRPFDLCKLVKAAGAAYVARFSVTQPLSVISAIKKGINTEGFSFIEVLSPCPIQFGRRNRLDTPAAIVERLHEQCISLEEAGVLSPEELEDRIITGEFVHGGA from the coding sequence ATGGCGAGAGATCTTGAGGAGTACCTGCGTCCTGAGGTGCAGACAACCCCTTTCTGTCCCGGCTGCGGTCATGGAATCCTTATGGGGTTACTCTTGAGGGCTGTGGATGAGCTGGCTTTGGATATGGATAGAGTGCTTTTTGTTTCGGGTATTGGTTGCGCTGCCTGGATACCCAGCCCTCATTTCAATGCCGATACCCTCCATACGCTTCACGGCAGGGCCATACCCTTTGCTACTGGTGCAAAGCTCTTTAACCCTGAGTTGACCACCATCGTGGTCAGTGGTGATGGGGATTTGACCTCCATTGGGGGCAACCATCTCATCCATGCCGCACGTCGGAATATAGATCTAACTGTGATCTGTGCCAACAATATGATCTACGGCATGACCGGTGGCCAGGTAGCCTCCACCTCCCCCTTGGGCGCTTTAACCTCCACGACCATGGAGGGCAATATATATCGTCCCTTTGATCTCTGTAAGCTGGTGAAGGCAGCTGGGGCGGCCTATGTGGCCAGGTTTTCCGTAACTCAGCCCCTTTCTGTAATTTCCGCTATCAAAAAGGGCATCAACACTGAGGGGTTTTCCTTCATAGAGGTCTTATCACCCTGCCCGATCCAGTTCGGCAGGAGAAACCGTTTGGATACTCCGGCAGCGATTGTGGAGAGGTTGCACGAGCAGTGCATCAGTTTGGAGGAGGCCGGTGTACTCAGTCCGGAAGAGTTGGAAGATCGGATTATAACAGGGGAGTTCGTCCATGGTGGAGCTTAA
- a CDS encoding 2-oxoacid:acceptor oxidoreductase subunit alpha, which yields MRYRVVQSIFPPGNYYFSGNEAVAEGAIAAGCRYYAGYPITPSSEIMERISVRFQKGGGVFIQMEDEIGSICSVIGASWAGAKAMTATSGPGFSLMMEAIGYAAFTETPIVVVDIQRAGPGTGQATRVGSGDVMQTKWGSHGDYQVIAHSPWSVQEMYDFIIKAFNMAEQYRVPSFVLADEAVGHLREKIVIKETVEVCDRVKRPGAAPFDTEEEGGIPPMPSFGEGERLLVTGSTHDAYGFRKTDDPNVHARLVSRLHKKVMDHRDEIVDVEGYYLDDDLEGLVVSYGFTARSALFAVQRLRSDGVRVGMMRLKTLWPFADRVVAEVSKRTKKIFVPEMNMGQVAGEVMKYACCEVITYNQTNGEVIHPHTILEEMRRIL from the coding sequence ATGAGGTATAGGGTTGTACAGAGTATTTTTCCTCCTGGCAATTACTATTTTTCTGGGAATGAGGCGGTAGCAGAAGGGGCGATTGCTGCAGGTTGCAGGTACTATGCGGGGTATCCGATAACACCTTCTAGTGAGATTATGGAGCGGATTTCGGTGCGGTTTCAGAAGGGTGGTGGGGTGTTCATACAGATGGAGGATGAGATAGGGTCTATTTGTTCTGTGATCGGGGCCTCTTGGGCAGGGGCGAAGGCCATGACTGCTACCTCAGGTCCTGGATTTAGCCTCATGATGGAAGCCATTGGATATGCGGCCTTTACGGAGACTCCAATCGTTGTGGTAGATATCCAGAGGGCAGGGCCGGGGACAGGTCAGGCCACTCGGGTGGGAAGTGGAGACGTCATGCAGACCAAGTGGGGTTCTCATGGGGATTATCAGGTTATTGCTCACTCACCATGGTCAGTGCAGGAGATGTACGATTTCATAATCAAGGCGTTTAACATGGCAGAGCAATATCGGGTCCCCAGTTTTGTGCTTGCTGATGAGGCTGTGGGACACTTGAGGGAGAAGATTGTTATTAAGGAGACAGTTGAGGTATGTGATCGTGTGAAGCGGCCCGGAGCTGCTCCTTTTGATACGGAGGAAGAGGGTGGGATTCCACCCATGCCGTCGTTTGGTGAGGGGGAGAGGCTTTTGGTGACAGGTTCCACGCATGATGCATATGGTTTCCGAAAGACAGATGATCCTAATGTGCATGCGCGGCTGGTGAGCAGACTTCACAAAAAGGTTATGGACCACCGGGATGAGATTGTGGATGTAGAGGGGTACTATCTTGATGATGATCTTGAGGGATTGGTTGTCAGTTACGGGTTTACTGCGCGCAGTGCCCTTTTTGCAGTGCAGCGGTTGCGGTCGGATGGTGTGCGGGTTGGGATGATGCGGCTTAAGACCCTGTGGCCTTTTGCTGACAGGGTGGTAGCGGAGGTGAGTAAGCGGACAAAAAAGATCTTTGTTCCCGAGATGAACATGGGGCAGGTAGCTGGTGAGGTGATGAAATATGCCTGCTGTGAGGTGATCACCTACAATCAGACCAATGGAGAGGTCATCCACCCCCATACCATCCTAGAGGAGATGAGGAGGATTCTCTGA